A single window of Callithrix jacchus isolate 240 chromosome 6, calJac240_pri, whole genome shotgun sequence DNA harbors:
- the DNAJB2 gene encoding dnaJ homolog subfamily B member 2 — MASYYEILDVPRSASADDIKKAYRRKALQWHPDKNPDNKEFAEKKFKEVAEAYEVLSDKHKREIYDRYGREGLTGAGTGPSRAEAGSGGPGFTFTFRSPEEVFREFFGSGDPFAELFDDLGPFSELQNRGSRHSGPFFTFSSSFPGQSDFSSSSFSFSPGAGAFRSVSTSTTFVQGHRITTRRITENGQERVEVEEDGQLKSVTINGVPDDLALGLELSRREQQPSVTSRSGGTQVQQTPASGPLDSDLSEDEDLQLAMAYSLSEMEAAGKKPADVF; from the exons ATGGCATCCTACTACGAGATTCTAGATGTGCCGCGAAGTGCGTCTGCTGATGACATCAAGAAGGC GTATCGGCGAAAGGCTCTCCAGTGGCACCCAGACAAAAACCCAGATAATAAAGAGTTTGCTGAGAAGAAATTTAAGGAGGTGGCCGAGGCATATGAAGTGCTGTCTGACA AGCACAAGCGAGAGATCTATGACCGCTATGGCCGGGAAGGGCTGACAGGGGCAG GAACTGGCCCATCTCGGGCAGAAGCTGGCAGTGGTGGACCTGGCTTCACCTTCACCTTCCGCAGCCCCGAGGAGGTCTTCCGGGAGTTCTTTGGGAGTGGAGATCCTTTTGCAGAGCTCTTTG ATGACCTGGGCCCCTTCTCAGAGCTTCAGAACCGGGGTTCCCGACACTCAGGCCCCTTCTttaccttctcttcctccttccctggtCAGTCTG ATTTCTCCTCCTCATCTTTCTCCTTCAGTCCTGGGGCTGGTGCTTTTCGCTCTGTTTCTACATCTACCACCTTTGTCCAAGGACACCGCATCACCACACGCAG AATCACAGAGAACGGGCAGGAGCGGGTGGAAGTGGAGGAGGATGGGCAGCTGAAGTCAGTCACAATCAATG GTGTCCCAGATGACCTGGCACTGGGCTTGGAGCTGAGCCGTCGCGAGCAGCAGCCGTCAGTCACCTCCAGGTCTGGGGGCACTCAGGTCCAGCAGACCCCTGCCTCAGGCCCCTTGGACAGTGACCTCTCTGAGGATGAGGACCTGCAGCTGGCCATGGCCTACAGCCTGTCAGAGATGGAGGCAGCTGGGAAGAAACCCGCAG